The genomic DNA GCGATTTCATCAGACGTTTGGTTCTGTTTACTGCATAAGCAGGTACTCGTGTCATTAAATGTGTGATTTCAAGCAAGTTCATGTACCTGTGTACTGTGGGCTGACTAATGCCTGTATCACGCGACACTTCTGTCTGGTTGATTATTTTGCCGCACCTGAGGGCGCATGCGGTCATAAGTCTGCGGAAATCCGAAAGAGACTCTATCTGTGAAAGTTGTCTGAGGTCCCTTTCCAGATAGGTCATTACATATCCTTCCCACCATAAAAGGATTGATTTGGGCTCAGTGTACCGCATAAGACCAGGCATAAAACCTTTCCACATAAGAGAGGCAGCGTCCGGAAGGGGATTTTTTAATTTGTAGTTTTCAGGCAGTTCCGAATTAAACAGGGATTCCAGTAGATTGACCATTGGAGATGAGTTGATCTCTCCGTATGTCATTGGGTGAAGGGTGTAATATACAGCTCTTCCTGCAAGACTTTCACTGACTTGTTTCATCAGGTTCATATTTGCAGATCCGCTTAGAACAAAGGAGTGTCTGTTGCTGTCATTATCAACTGTTTGCTTAATAGCTTCCACTAACCTTGGTGATTTCTGTACTTCGTCAATGACTACCCGACTGGTTCCTGCCCATAAATCCTGAGGGCTTTTTTCTGCCTGATGAAGAATATCATAATCATCGAGTGTAAGATAACGCCATTCTGAAAATGGTTTTTCCTGCAGAAGCAGTGTGCTTTTACCTACCTGCCTTGCTCCTGAGAGAATAATCACAGGGTGGTTTTCTGCAGCGTATCGCAGTTGCCCGGCAAGCCACCTTTTTCGGTAGATTAATTCGCGTCTTGAATGATTTTCATTCATAGTACGAATAAAATACAATTATTTATTAAAAGCAAGTTTTTTCTGAGAAAATTGAAATCAGATGGATTTTATTAATGCTCTTTCTTTTGCATTTCCGGGCGGAGGTTTCCAGATGCCGGCAAATATCTCTGTCATATTCCTTTATACCCCCTACCTTTTTTGTTTTAAAGTGACAACCTATTTCAGGACAAGATACATTTATTTATCCGTCAATAAATTGAAATGGTAGAATAATTTTTATGTTAATATTTGTTTTTATGAAAATATTTTTTATCTTGCATAATTATACTGGTTTACGTAGAATATATAGTTATTTCAACCGTCTAATTTATGCGTTTAAGGAGGAAGTTATGGCCGCTATAGCCGGGGAACAATCTTTTTTCCATCCGTCGGGGAAACCATTCAGATTCACTATTCTTGGATTTGTCAGTCTGCTTACATACGGAAGCTATTTCGCATATGACTCTATAGGCGCAATTGCGCCCACGTTGCTTAAAACCCTGAATGTTGACCGCAGTGCTATAGGAACCATGTATACGGTTTACAGCATAGCAGCAATTCTTTCTGTGTTTTTAGGCGGTATACTTATAGACCGAATAGGCACGAGAAAGGCCTCTTTTCTTTTTGCGGCATTAGTGGCAGTAGGTGCCGGTATTGTGGCGATTTCTCCGAATATCACAGTTCTCTATATCGGGCGTTTTGTTTTCGGAGGAGCATCAGAAGCCCTGGTAGTCTGTCAGAGTGCCATATTTGCCCGCTGGTTTAAAGGCAAGGAACTGGCCCTGGCTTTTGGAGTCGGTTTGACTATCAGCCGGCTGGGCACCCTCTTCTCTTTTAACACAGAAGCACTTATTGCACAATACTTCCATACATACAAAGCCGCACTCTGGGCTGCGGTTATATTCTGTGTCCTATCTCTTCTTGCTGCAGTTATCTACTACATACTTGACAGCCAGGGAGAAAAGGTCCTTAAATTGAAGGACGAAGAATCCGATGAGAAGGTGAATTTCGGAGACATTAAGAAATTTACATCCTCTTTCTGGTTTATTGCACTTTTATGTGTTACTTTTTATTCAGCTATTTTCCCGTTTACATCCCTTTCCACTGATTTTTTCCATACAAAATGGGGACTGCCCCTTACTGCTTCCGGGCAGGGAGGATTCTTATATCAGGTATTTTATAATATCACTCATATGTTTACCACAGCCGGGGGTACTACAACAATAATTATCGCTGCCTCCATGTTCCTGGCACCATTTGCAGGATCTCTTGTGGATAAGATAGGCAAGCACGGCACTCTCATGGTATTCGGGTCTCTGCTCATGATTCCTGCATTTCTGATTATGGCGTTTACTATGATTCCTCCCAAATACCCCATGATGATGCTCGGCGCTGCTTTTGTTCTTGTACCTGCTGCCATGTGGCCGGCTGTACCTCTGATTGTCAAGGAAGGCCTGGTGGGATCGGCATTCGGCCTTATCACTATGATTCAGAATATAGGGCTGGCACTTTTTCCCTTCTTAAACGGAAAATTACGGGATATTACACATACATATACAGCTAGTATGATAATGTTTGCGTCTCTCGGATTATTCGGCCTTGTATTTGCCATTCTTCTCAGGCGTTCGGATAAGAGAGCAGGCGGAATTCTGGAATCCTGACAAACAGGATTTTTATGATGTTATAGAAAGATGAAAATGGAAAATTATGATATAAAAAAAAGAATTATCAAAGGGCCGGGGATAGGTGCTATCCTTAAAAATGCTGATATTGAATCTGCTTCTTTGATTCTTTTATCAACCTTTCTGCTTTTTATCTGGGTGTATTACGGCAAACAGGATGCGTTTTATAATTTTTTCCCGGGGATGAAATCTGCTGCTGGTTCGGATTTTTATGCTACAATTTATGAATATGTATCTGCATTTATCCTTATGTTTGCAGTTCCGCTTATTCTGGTATGGGTTACTTCACGAAAGGGAGTAAAGGATTTCGGATTGCAGGCAGGAGATGCGCGTTTCGGAATAAAATTTGTGCTGATAGCTATTCCGGTTGTCATTTTTATAGCATATACAGGTTCTCTAAGTCCGGCAATGCAGCATGAGTATCCTCTTGCAAAAAGTGTGATCGGCCATACAAACAAGTTTATGGTAATTGAAATTTTCTACCTTATGTACTATGTGGGCTGGGAATTTCTTTTCAGAGGCGCTATGCTTTTTTCAGTTGAAAGAGTTTACGGCGCTGCTGCTGCAATTCTTATTCAAACAGTACCATCAGCACTGGTACACATTGGCAAACCTGCACCAGAGAGTTTCGGCGCAATTATCGGGGGGCTTATTTTCGGATATCTTGCAATAAGAACAAGATCATTCATCTATCCTCTGATTCTGCACGCCTGCCTCGGTATAGGAACAGATATCTTTACGATGCTGCAGAGATGATATGAAAGTTTTGGTAACAGGAGCAAATGGTTTTGTGGGAGCCGCATTATGCCGACTCCTTTTACAGAAAAAATATAAAGTAAGAGGCCTTGTAAGGGAAACAAGCGATTTAAACCTTCTCAATGGCATTTCCATTGAGAAAGTTTACGGGTCTCTTAAGGACAGGGAATCCCTTAAAAAAGCAGTTGACTCAGTTGATATTGTATTTCATGTTGCAGCTAAGGTGAGTGATTGGGGTACTTTTGAGGATTTTCGTAAAGTTAATGTTGAGGGTACACGCAATCTTATAGAAGCTTCAATATCATCTCGTGTAAAAAGATTTGTTCTGATAAGCAGTGTTGCTGTGCACAGCTTTATCGGTGCAGAAAACATGAATGAAGATTCCCCACAGCTTCCTACAAGGTATCCTTACTGTCAGACAAAAAGAGAAGCAGAAGCTCTTGTTATGCAGTATCATAAAAAAGGTTTAATTGATGTTACTATTGTAAGGCCGGGAGATGTGTACGGGCCCGGAGACAGAACAAGCCTGCTTAAAATGAGCAAAATGCTAAAGAGCGGGACAATGGGTTTGATTGGCAGGGGCAGAAAACTCGGCGCGTTTGTATATGTGGAAAATCTCGCGTATGGAATTTATCTTGCAGGCGGGAAAGCTAGTGCAAAAGGCCGGGTTTATGTAATTACTGACGGTGTCCGGATGACCTGGAGAGAGTATTTTGATAAGCTTACTTCTGCTATTGGAGTTCCGGGGCCCAGATTTTCCCTTAATCCTGTTCTGGCGTGGTTTTTTGCATTTGTTTTTGAGGCTGGTTACAATATTTTAAAAGTAAAGGCCAGGCCGCCTCTTACACTCTACCTTGTTGATCACTTGACCCATGATTTTCATTTTACAATTAACAGAGCGGAGAAGGAGATAGGTTACAAGCCTATTTTTAGCACTGACGAGGCGATAAGAAGAACTG from bacterium includes the following:
- a CDS encoding ATP-binding protein yields the protein MNENHSRRELIYRKRWLAGQLRYAAENHPVIILSGARQVGKSTLLLQEKPFSEWRYLTLDDYDILHQAEKSPQDLWAGTSRVVIDEVQKSPRLVEAIKQTVDNDSNRHSFVLSGSANMNLMKQVSESLAGRAVYYTLHPMTYGEINSSPMVNLLESLFNSELPENYKLKNPLPDAASLMWKGFMPGLMRYTEPKSILLWWEGYVMTYLERDLRQLSQIESLSDFRRLMTACALRCGKIINQTEVSRDTGISQPTVHRYMNLLEITHLMTRVPAYAVNRTKRLMKSPKLIWTDPGLATFLSGFYDKDSLLSSDYTGSIFESMIYLHLHVLTQLMAPRARIYFWRTSTGKEVDFVIEWGRKLIAVEVKFSDQARYADISGIQLFIDEYPETAAGLLIYNGSEIKQMSDKIIALPWTMLTS
- a CDS encoding MFS transporter, which gives rise to MAAIAGEQSFFHPSGKPFRFTILGFVSLLTYGSYFAYDSIGAIAPTLLKTLNVDRSAIGTMYTVYSIAAILSVFLGGILIDRIGTRKASFLFAALVAVGAGIVAISPNITVLYIGRFVFGGASEALVVCQSAIFARWFKGKELALAFGVGLTISRLGTLFSFNTEALIAQYFHTYKAALWAAVIFCVLSLLAAVIYYILDSQGEKVLKLKDEESDEKVNFGDIKKFTSSFWFIALLCVTFYSAIFPFTSLSTDFFHTKWGLPLTASGQGGFLYQVFYNITHMFTTAGGTTTIIIAASMFLAPFAGSLVDKIGKHGTLMVFGSLLMIPAFLIMAFTMIPPKYPMMMLGAAFVLVPAAMWPAVPLIVKEGLVGSAFGLITMIQNIGLALFPFLNGKLRDITHTYTASMIMFASLGLFGLVFAILLRRSDKRAGGILES
- a CDS encoding CPBP family intramembrane metalloprotease, translating into MKMENYDIKKRIIKGPGIGAILKNADIESASLILLSTFLLFIWVYYGKQDAFYNFFPGMKSAAGSDFYATIYEYVSAFILMFAVPLILVWVTSRKGVKDFGLQAGDARFGIKFVLIAIPVVIFIAYTGSLSPAMQHEYPLAKSVIGHTNKFMVIEIFYLMYYVGWEFLFRGAMLFSVERVYGAAAAILIQTVPSALVHIGKPAPESFGAIIGGLIFGYLAIRTRSFIYPLILHACLGIGTDIFTMLQR
- a CDS encoding NAD-dependent epimerase/dehydratase family protein, with amino-acid sequence MKVLVTGANGFVGAALCRLLLQKKYKVRGLVRETSDLNLLNGISIEKVYGSLKDRESLKKAVDSVDIVFHVAAKVSDWGTFEDFRKVNVEGTRNLIEASISSRVKRFVLISSVAVHSFIGAENMNEDSPQLPTRYPYCQTKREAEALVMQYHKKGLIDVTIVRPGDVYGPGDRTSLLKMSKMLKSGTMGLIGRGRKLGAFVYVENLAYGIYLAGGKASAKGRVYVITDGVRMTWREYFDKLTSAIGVPGPRFSLNPVLAWFFAFVFEAGYNILKVKARPPLTLYLVDHLTHDFHFTINRAEKEIGYKPIFSTDEAIRRTAEWFVAETEGK